One region of Oryza sativa Japonica Group chromosome 10, ASM3414082v1 genomic DNA includes:
- the LOC9267379 gene encoding proline-rich protein 4, with the protein MAAVARALLFAAIVCAALVMAVTAAADGEAAAIVVGQAKCGECTRKNMKAQDAFKGLQVAIKCKNSDGVYESKAIGDLDGDGAFSVPLAADDLHGAADCFAQLHSAASSTPCPGQEPSKIVPLSSTTDNGVDKANTFVAVAGKRMYSSTSPAECTSAFLYDYFHKHPFFDYFHKKPQGPEPKPDPKPTPLPANGGGGGAGNGGGGAQGNSGGAAPSPSSPPVYH; encoded by the exons ATGGCAGCTGTAGCACGAGCACTACTCTTCGCCGCCATCGTCTGCGCCGCCCTCGTGATGGCTGTCACCGCCGCTgcggacggcgaggcggcggcgatcgtCGTCGGCCAGGCCAAGTGCGGCGAGTGCACCAGGAAGAACATGAAGGCGCAGGATGCTTTCAAgg GTCTCCAGGTGGCGATCAAGTGCAAGAACAGCGACGGTGTGTACGAGAGCAAGGCCATCGGcgacctcgacggcgacggcgccttcAGCGTGCCCCTCGCCGCTGACgacctccacggcgccgccgactGCTTCGCGCAGCTGCACAGCGCGGCGAGCAGCACGCCGTGCCCCGGGCAGGAGCCGTCCAAGATCGTGCCGCTGTCGTCAACAACGGACAACGGCGTCGATAAGGCTAACACCTTcgtggccgtcgccggcaaGAGGATGTACTCCTCCACGTCGCCAGCGGAGTGCACGTCGGCGTTCCTGTACGACTACTTCCACAAGCACCCCTTCTTCGACTATTTCCACAAGAAACCCCAAGGCCCCGAACCCAAGCCGGATCCCAAGCCAACGCCATTGCCGGCgaacggtggtggtggcggtgcgggaaacggtggtggcggcgcccagGGGAACAGTGGCGGAGCTGCGCCGTCTCCCAGCTCTCCGCCGGTCTACCACTGA